The Xenorhabdus doucetiae genome has a window encoding:
- a CDS encoding LysR family transcriptional regulator, translating into MDRITATQVFVTIVEQGSLIAAAERLDMSRAMVSRYLAEMEKWAGVRLLHRTTRKISLTSAGESAYQRSLKLMELAEGIPVQQSLEAQTLSGLLRVSCSQSLGMSALAVAIPEFMRIYPQIAVNLQMDNRAVNLVEERIDLAIRITNNLEPNLIARPLSTCHSIVCAAPSYLAGKSLPKNPADLTLHNCLTYNFFGKSLWGFEKQHEHYSVPVSGTLSANESTVLMEAALQGAGIAMQPYYSVASYLMSGQLVELLPDYQPQAMGIYGIYASRQNMPATLRALLDFLVDWFATSPHWQQLMLKR; encoded by the coding sequence ATGGATAGGATCACAGCAACACAAGTGTTTGTTACGATTGTCGAGCAAGGCAGCCTCATTGCGGCAGCGGAACGACTTGATATGTCGAGGGCCATGGTATCGCGATATTTGGCTGAGATGGAAAAGTGGGCGGGCGTTCGCTTATTGCACCGTACAACACGTAAAATTAGCCTGACTTCGGCGGGTGAGAGTGCTTATCAACGCAGCCTTAAGTTAATGGAATTGGCAGAAGGCATACCCGTGCAGCAATCTTTGGAAGCGCAAACCCTGAGTGGATTATTGCGCGTCAGTTGTTCCCAATCGTTGGGTATGAGTGCGCTGGCGGTTGCCATTCCTGAATTTATGCGGATATATCCACAGATTGCCGTCAATCTGCAAATGGATAATAGGGCTGTCAATTTGGTCGAAGAACGCATTGATTTGGCGATCCGGATTACCAATAATCTGGAGCCTAATTTGATAGCCCGTCCATTATCGACTTGCCATTCCATTGTTTGTGCCGCGCCATCTTATTTAGCGGGAAAATCGCTTCCCAAAAACCCGGCGGATTTAACCCTGCATAACTGCCTGACCTATAACTTTTTCGGTAAGAGTTTATGGGGATTTGAAAAGCAGCATGAGCACTATTCAGTACCGGTCAGTGGTACGTTAAGTGCCAATGAATCTACCGTATTAATGGAGGCCGCTTTGCAGGGGGCAGGAATTGCCATGCAGCCTTACTATTCCGTTGCTTCTTATCTGATGTCAGGGCAGTTGGTGGAACTGCTGCCTGATTATCAACCTCAGGCAATGGGGATCTATGGTATTTATGCCAGCCGCCAGAATATGCCGGCGACGTTGCGGGCGTTGCTGGATTTTCTGGTGGATTGGTTTGCCACATCACCTCACTGGCAACAATTAATGTTGAAACGCTGA
- a CDS encoding LysR family transcriptional regulator, whose amino-acid sequence MHSCSWRHIEIFHAVMTTKNLTDAALLLKTSQPTVSRELARLEQLLKFKLFDRIKGRLFPTAQGLRLFDEVQRSYYGLERIINAADSIRQFEQAQLSIACLPMFSQSLLPKACCSFIEHYPEAKLTIIPQESPLLEEWLSAQRHDIGLTEHLQTPAGTERETLITLNEVCVLPLNHPLGQKSQLTPADFHQQKFISLSVTDSYRQLIDALFTEHQVKRKMVMETHSAASICAMINEGIGISIVNPLTALDYLANNAKICLRPFSIDIPFTVSLIKPIHRPSSEPVEAFITHLKQHAALFAEKLASAFQH is encoded by the coding sequence ATGCACTCCTGCTCATGGCGGCACATTGAAATTTTTCATGCGGTAATGACCACCAAAAATTTAACGGATGCCGCGTTATTACTGAAAACTTCCCAGCCAACCGTCAGCCGTGAACTGGCACGCCTTGAACAATTATTGAAATTTAAATTATTTGACCGGATTAAAGGACGCCTGTTTCCCACCGCCCAAGGATTACGCCTGTTTGACGAGGTACAGCGCTCTTACTATGGTCTGGAAAGGATCATCAATGCGGCTGACAGCATCCGGCAATTTGAACAGGCACAATTGTCCATCGCCTGCCTGCCCATGTTCTCCCAATCTCTGCTGCCAAAAGCCTGTTGCAGCTTTATCGAACACTATCCCGAAGCCAAGCTGACTATTATTCCGCAAGAGTCTCCCCTGTTGGAAGAGTGGCTTTCAGCACAGCGCCATGATATTGGCTTAACTGAACATTTACAGACACCGGCAGGGACTGAGCGGGAAACGCTGATAACGTTAAATGAAGTTTGCGTTTTACCCCTTAATCACCCACTCGGTCAAAAATCACAACTGACGCCGGCAGATTTTCACCAGCAAAAATTTATCAGCCTGTCAGTCACAGACAGTTATCGGCAACTCATTGATGCCCTCTTTACTGAGCATCAGGTCAAGCGCAAGATGGTGATGGAAACCCACAGCGCCGCCTCCATTTGTGCCATGATTAATGAAGGCATTGGCATATCCATCGTCAACCCGCTGACTGCCCTGGATTATTTGGCTAACAACGCAAAAATTTGCCTGCGTCCATTCAGTATCGACATTCCATTCACCGTCAGTTTAATCAAGCCCATCCATCGCCCCTCCTCAGAACCCGTTGAGGCTTTCATTACGCATTTAAAACAACATGCGGCGCTATTTGCCGAAAAATTGGCCTCAGCGTTTCAACATTAA
- the lysA gene encoding diaminopimelate decarboxylase translates to MPTFTHATSTHGLGEPFTPENLLRLASQYGTPLWLYDGDSIIRKIKKLRPFDVIRFAQKACSNTHILRLMREQGVKVDAVSLGEIERALYAGFKGGRDKADIVFTADVIDEATLARVIELDIPVNAGSIDMLAQIGGRQPGHPVWLRINPGFGHGHSQKVNTGGENSKHGIWFQHLPLAMEKIHQYGLKLVGLHMHIGSGVDYQHLSNVCNAMVEQVILCGEDIQAISAGGGLSIPYKIGEESVDTEHYYSLWHEARQRIEQHLGHHVELEIEPGRFLVAESGILMAEVRAVKSMGNRHYVLVDAGFNELMRPAMYGSYHHISVLSANALSSTAPPTALLETIVAGPLCESGDVFTQLEGGEVVPRMLPRVEVGDYLIFHDTGAYGASMSSNYNSRPLIPEILFTGGEARLIRRRQTIAELLALESI, encoded by the coding sequence ATGCCGACTTTTACTCATGCGACTTCTACTCACGGTTTGGGGGAACCTTTTACCCCTGAAAATCTGCTCCGTTTAGCGAGCCAGTATGGAACGCCATTATGGCTTTATGATGGTGACAGCATCATCAGGAAAATCAAAAAATTAAGACCGTTTGATGTGATTCGGTTTGCACAAAAAGCGTGTTCCAATACCCATATTTTACGCTTGATGAGAGAACAGGGCGTGAAAGTTGATGCGGTATCGTTGGGTGAAATCGAACGGGCGTTGTATGCAGGTTTTAAGGGCGGGCGTGATAAAGCAGACATTGTGTTCACGGCGGATGTGATTGATGAGGCAACCTTGGCGCGTGTCATTGAGCTGGATATTCCGGTCAATGCCGGCTCTATTGATATGCTGGCACAAATTGGCGGGCGTCAGCCGGGGCATCCGGTTTGGTTACGCATCAATCCCGGATTTGGCCACGGGCATAGCCAGAAGGTGAATACCGGCGGAGAAAATAGCAAGCACGGGATCTGGTTTCAGCATCTCCCTCTGGCAATGGAAAAAATTCATCAATATGGCTTGAAGCTGGTGGGGCTGCATATGCACATTGGTTCAGGGGTGGATTATCAGCACCTCTCCAACGTGTGTAATGCCATGGTGGAGCAAGTCATTCTGTGCGGAGAAGATATTCAGGCTATTTCAGCGGGTGGTGGTCTATCAATTCCCTATAAAATCGGTGAGGAATCAGTAGATACCGAACATTATTATAGCTTGTGGCATGAAGCCCGCCAGCGTATTGAGCAGCATTTGGGGCATCACGTTGAGCTGGAAATTGAACCCGGCCGTTTTCTGGTGGCTGAGTCAGGTATCCTGATGGCGGAAGTCCGGGCAGTGAAATCGATGGGCAATCGGCACTATGTGCTGGTGGATGCCGGTTTCAATGAGTTAATGCGCCCGGCAATGTATGGCAGTTATCACCATATTTCGGTATTGTCGGCCAATGCGCTGTCTTCAACTGCACCTCCAACGGCTTTATTAGAAACCATTGTTGCGGGGCCGCTATGTGAATCGGGTGATGTGTTTACCCAGTTAGAAGGCGGGGAGGTTGTACCCCGCATGTTGCCTCGCGTTGAGGTCGGGGATTATCTGATTTTTCACGATACGGGAGCTTACGGCGCTTCGATGTCTTCGAATTATAATAGCCGTCCTTTGATCCCTGAGATTTTGTTTACCGGGGGAGAAGCCCGTTTGATTCGTCGTCGCCAGACAATCGCAGAGTTGTTAGCGCTGGAATCCATTTAA
- the fadE gene encoding acyl-CoA dehydrogenase FadE produces the protein MTAFSIILFLVLIGGLCYHKVSLTLSSLLLVAYTFVMGITGLWSYWLLLPLVIVLFPLVFTPVRISLFSAPGLKAFRKVMPSMSTTEKEAIDAGTTWWEGDLFRGNPDWQKLHNYPKPQLTAEEQAFIDGPVEEACRMANDFQITHELADLPPELWAYLKEHRFFAMIIKKEYGGLEFSAYAQSQVLQKLAGVSGILAITVGVPNSLGPGELLQHYGTDEQKKRYLPGLARGEEIPCFALTSPEAGSDAGAIPDTGVVCMGEWQGEQVLGMRLNWNKRYITLAPIATVLGLAFKLYDPDHLLGDTESLGITCALIPTNTPGVEIGHRHFPLNIPFQNGPTRGKDIFVPIDYIIGGPKMAGQGWRMLVECLSVGRGITLPSNATGGLKSAAMAIGAYSYIRRQFKLPIGKMEGIEEPLARIAGNAYLMDAAATIITSGIMLGEKPAVLSAIVKYHCTHRGQRSIIDAMDIAGGKGICLGPSNFLARGYQGAPIAITVEGANILTRSMIIFGQGAIRCHPYVLAEIAAAESNNVKGFDKALFGHLGHVASNTLRSLWLGITKGRTSRSPVKDATRRYYQQINRLSANLALLSDVSMGVLGGSLKRRERISARLGDMLSQIFLASAALKRYEDEGRQKEDLPLVQWAVEDSLNQAEQAMNDLLRNFPNRLVAGLMRVIVFPLGRGHTAPSDKLDHKLAQLLQTPCATRSRIGRGQYLTPSEHNPHGLLEEALHDIIAAEPIHARLSREAGKKLSFTRLDELAEHALAEHKISQEEADILQRAESSRLRSINVDEFEPDAFAVPNSAKKPDSQRQNKAA, from the coding sequence TAGTCTTGATTGGCGGGCTTTGTTACCACAAAGTCAGCCTGACTCTGAGTAGCTTACTGCTTGTTGCCTATACTTTCGTGATGGGCATCACTGGCCTCTGGAGTTACTGGTTGCTGTTACCCCTCGTTATTGTCCTATTCCCGCTGGTCTTTACCCCGGTACGTATTTCTCTGTTCTCTGCGCCCGGCCTCAAAGCCTTCCGTAAGGTGATGCCAAGCATGTCCACCACCGAGAAAGAAGCCATTGATGCAGGCACCACATGGTGGGAAGGCGACTTATTCCGCGGTAACCCTGACTGGCAAAAACTGCATAACTATCCCAAGCCGCAGTTAACTGCCGAAGAACAAGCCTTTATTGATGGTCCGGTCGAAGAAGCCTGCCGCATGGCGAATGATTTCCAAATCACCCATGAATTGGCGGACTTACCCCCCGAACTTTGGGCCTACCTGAAAGAACACCGCTTCTTTGCCATGATCATCAAGAAAGAATATGGTGGTCTGGAATTCTCCGCTTACGCGCAATCTCAGGTGTTGCAAAAACTGGCTGGCGTATCGGGAATTCTGGCTATTACGGTTGGCGTACCTAACTCGTTGGGGCCGGGTGAATTGCTGCAACATTACGGCACGGATGAACAGAAAAAACGTTATTTGCCGGGCCTTGCCCGTGGTGAAGAGATCCCTTGCTTTGCCCTGACCAGCCCGGAAGCCGGTTCGGATGCCGGGGCGATCCCCGATACAGGCGTGGTCTGCATGGGTGAATGGCAAGGCGAACAAGTGCTGGGTATGCGCCTGAACTGGAATAAGCGCTACATTACCCTCGCGCCTATCGCCACCGTTTTGGGATTGGCCTTTAAACTGTATGATCCGGATCATCTGCTTGGTGATACTGAATCACTGGGCATTACCTGTGCGTTGATCCCGACCAATACGCCGGGCGTTGAAATTGGTCACCGCCATTTCCCCCTGAATATCCCATTCCAGAACGGTCCAACCCGTGGTAAAGATATTTTCGTCCCTATCGATTACATCATTGGCGGGCCGAAAATGGCGGGCCAAGGCTGGCGGATGCTGGTTGAGTGTCTGTCTGTCGGCCGTGGCATTACCCTGCCATCCAATGCAACCGGGGGATTAAAAAGTGCGGCAATGGCAATCGGTGCTTATTCCTACATTCGCCGTCAGTTCAAACTGCCTATCGGGAAAATGGAAGGCATCGAGGAGCCGTTGGCGCGTATCGCGGGTAACGCTTATCTGATGGATGCAGCCGCAACGATAATTACCAGCGGTATCATGTTAGGCGAAAAACCAGCGGTTTTGTCTGCCATCGTGAAATACCACTGTACGCACAGAGGTCAACGTTCCATCATTGATGCGATGGATATTGCCGGCGGTAAAGGCATCTGCCTTGGCCCATCCAACTTCCTGGCCCGTGGCTATCAAGGGGCGCCCATTGCTATCACCGTTGAAGGTGCAAATATTCTGACGCGGAGCATGATCATCTTTGGTCAGGGTGCTATCCGCTGCCATCCTTATGTGCTGGCTGAAATCGCCGCAGCAGAAAGCAACAATGTGAAAGGCTTTGACAAGGCGCTGTTTGGTCATTTGGGCCATGTTGCCAGCAACACCCTGCGCAGCTTGTGGCTTGGTATAACCAAAGGCAGAACCAGCCGTTCACCAGTCAAGGATGCGACTCGCCGTTACTACCAACAGATCAATCGCTTAAGTGCCAACCTTGCCCTGCTCTCTGATGTTTCCATGGGCGTATTGGGCGGTAGCCTGAAACGCCGTGAACGTATTTCAGCGCGTCTGGGGGATATGCTGAGCCAAATCTTCCTAGCCTCTGCCGCCTTGAAACGCTATGAAGATGAAGGACGCCAGAAAGAAGATTTGCCATTGGTGCAATGGGCAGTCGAAGACAGCCTGAATCAGGCTGAACAGGCCATGAATGATTTGCTGCGCAATTTCCCTAACCGTTTGGTTGCCGGTTTAATGCGGGTGATTGTCTTCCCATTGGGTCGTGGGCATACTGCGCCATCTGATAAATTGGATCACAAGCTGGCCCAGTTATTACAAACCCCTTGCGCAACCCGTAGCCGGATTGGGCGTGGGCAATACCTGACACCCAGCGAACACAATCCTCACGGGTTACTGGAAGAGGCCTTGCACGATATCATCGCCGCAGAGCCAATCCATGCTCGTTTGAGCCGTGAAGCAGGTAAAAAACTGAGTTTCACACGTTTGGATGAATTAGCTGAACACGCCTTGGCAGAGCATAAAATCTCGCAGGAAGAAGCCGATATCCTGCAACGGGCGGAAAGCAGCCGGCTGCGTTCAATCAATGTCGATGAATTTGAACCTGACGCATTTGCTGTGCCTAATTCAGCAAAAAAGCCTGACAGTCAGCGTCAAAATAAAGCCGCCTGA